The following are encoded together in the Peromyscus leucopus breed LL Stock chromosome 1, UCI_PerLeu_2.1, whole genome shotgun sequence genome:
- the LOC114695019 gene encoding olfactory receptor 13A1-like — MMLSPNQTMVTEFVLGGFSEHPGLRLLLIGCFLSLYTMALLGNIVIIALVTSSTGLHSPMYFFLCNLATMDIVCISSVLPKGLVGLISEKNTISFKGCMTQLFFLVWSTSSELLLLTVMAYDRYMAICHPLHYNSRISPHLCGALAIGVWSICALHASVHTGLMTRLSFCGPKVITHFFCEIPPLLLLSCSPTYVNSIMTLMSDATYAGINFILTLLSYGCIITSILRMRSAEGKRKAFSTCSSHLIVVCVFYSSVFCAYISPASSYSPERSKVSSVLYSVLSPTLNPLIYTLRNKDVKLALGRLLPSSSH; from the coding sequence ATGATGTTGAGTCCCAACCAGACAATGGTGACAGAGTTTGTGCTGGGGGGGTTCTCAGAGCACCCTGGTCTACGACTGCTCCTGATTGGCTGCTTCCTGTCCCTCTACACAATGGCTCTACTAGGCAACATTGTCATCATTGCTTTGGTCACCTCCAGCACTGGGCTCCACAgtcccatgtactttttcctgtGCAACCTGGCCACCATGGATATTGTCTGCATCTCCTCCGTGCTGCCAAAGGGGCTGGTTGGCCTAATATCTGAAAAAAACACCATCTCCTTCAAAGGGTGTATGACTCAGCTCTTCTTCCTTGTGTGGTCTACAtcctctgagctgctgctgctcacagtcatggcctatgaccgctacaTGGCCATCTGCCATCCCCTGCACTACAACTCTAGGATAAGCCCACACCTGTGTGGGGCCCTAGCAATAGGTGTGTGGTCCATCTGTGCTCTGCATGCCTCTGTCCACACTGGTCTGATGACAAGGCTGTCATTCTGTGGCCCCAAGGTCATCACCCACTTCTTCTGTGAgatccccccactcctcctcctctcctgcagcCCCACATATGTGAATAGCATTATGACTCTCATGTCAGATGCCACTTATGCAGGCATCAACTTCATCCTCACCTTACTCTCCTATGGCTGCATCATCACCAGCATCCTGCGCATGCGCTCTGCTGAGGGCAAGAGGAAGGCCTTTTCTacctgctcctcccacctcatCGTGGTCTGTGTGTTCTACTCATCTGTGTTCTGTGCCTACATCAGTCCTGCTTCCAGCTACAGCCCAGAAAGAAGCAAAGTATCTTCAGTGCTATACTCAGTGCTCAGCCCAACCCTGAACCCCCTCATCTATACACTGAGGAACAAGGATGTCAAGCTCGCCTTGGGAAGACTCTTGCCCTCTTCCTCACACTAA